A single window of Rhodamnia argentea isolate NSW1041297 chromosome 5, ASM2092103v1, whole genome shotgun sequence DNA harbors:
- the LOC115754977 gene encoding NAC domain-containing protein 22-like, whose amino-acid sequence MNSQAPSSLKLAANVASSSVPPQDSHSVVAPGFRFRPTEQELILYYLGRKVLGLPLYTNVVPDIDIYKFEPHEVPEKVGGDLEWYFFSKLDKKYETGVRVNRSTKRGYWKVTGPEHKIKYGTQVIGQKRFLVYYAGQTKVGRRTDWVMHEYRLMDATLQVPQARDVYVVSRLFWKGNSEEEGDQVHDDTVAPADVALQPLAELGSDEMAPAAYARVIRKRSPRKTLDLLTNFDGEGRYENLEETSSAREDAPTHPVKRPRNAEANGPQNLSPGDQEPNSSNSVAGAVPSLTLSLACPASKTAPEQQEQRQIAMPEPVPQQAVEPPWRTTVQTSPNSTRATAAEQRGQRRIAIPQPVPQQAVEPQQTTAVQTWPEIRLTIERETVKRQTSEDQCVKDV is encoded by the exons ATGAATTCTCAAGCACCGTCTTCTTTGAAGCTCGCGGCCAACGTTGCCTCGTCTTCGGTACCACCGCAGGACAGCCATAGTGTCGTAGCTCCTGGGTTCAGGTTCCGTCCAACTGAACAAGAATTGATCTTGTATTATTTAGGGCGAAAAGTGCTTGGACTACCCTTATACACTAATGTTGTTCCTGATATTGACATCTACAAATTTGAGCCCCATGAAGTACCAG AAAAAGTTGGAGGAGACCTCGAGTGGTATTTCTTCAGTAAGCTGGACAAGAAATACGAGACAGGAGTGAGAGTGAATCGATCTACCAAAAGGGGGTATTGGAAGGTAACCGGGCCCGAACACAAAATCAAGTACGGCACCCAAGTGATCGGCCAAAAGAGGTTTCTCGTGTATTATGCCGGGCAAACGAAGGTGGGGAGGCGGACCGACTGGGTGATGCACGAGTATCGACTGATGGATGCAACGCTCCAAGTGCCCCAA GCCAGGGACGTCTACGTAGTCTCCAGGTTGTTTTGGAAAGGCAACTCCGAGGAGGAGGGAGACCAAGTTCATGACGACACCGTTGCCCCGGCCGATGTGGCTCTTCAG CCTTTGGCGGAACTTGGATCGGACGAAATGGCGCCGGCCGCTTACGCCCGGGTTATTCGCAAACGATCCCCACGTAAAACTCTTGATCTCCTGACCAATTTCGACGGCGAGGGACGGTACGAAAACTTGGAGGAGACTTCATCCGCGAGGGAAGATGCACCGACCCATCCGGTCAAGAGACCCAGAAATGCTGAAGCTAATGGCCCGCAAAATCTTTCCCCGGGAGATCAAGAACCGAACAGCTCAAATTCTGTGGCGGGAGCTGTACCATCACTGACGTTGAGCTTGGCATGCCCGGCATCGAAAACAGCACCTGAGCAACAAGAACAGCGACAAATAGCAATGCCGGAACCAGTTCCCCAGCAAGCCGTGGAGCCACCATGGAGGACAACTGTTCAAACCTCGCCAAACAGCACCCGAGCAACAGCAGCCGAGCAACGAGGACAGCGACGAATAGCGATACCGCAACCAGTTCCCCAGCAAGCCGTGGAGCCACAGCAAACAACAGCCGTTCAAACCTGGCCAGAGATTCGTTTAACCATCGAGAGGGAAACCGTCAAGCGCCAGACTTCGGAGGACCAATGTGTCAAAGACGTTTAA